From a single Brassica napus cultivar Da-Ae chromosome C9, Da-Ae, whole genome shotgun sequence genomic region:
- the BNACNNG03090D gene encoding uncharacterized protein DDB_G0284459 produces MSSAQEDLLLTTRHQMLMENHESLKQDYASLEQRFKLVEDLNAMMKPRLQNQNQSKELRLLKDLERERKEKEEYKKMVEVLEATNSELMLKNEELLTALEKQEEEEKRQEEKFDELAKKCDEIEKECSRLQSIYDDGKRLNGRQGKSNVGLEDDVFVVGESHNVVNNNNNTVDDAIVLSDESDAETDKHTRESNVNTPLRGVIKQEEESSNGVNSSQVKRSSSSSKAKHPSSSSKAKHPSSSSSSSSSSSSSDVYVVSLKRSRDDGYNKTL; encoded by the exons ATGTCTTCTGCTCAGGAGGACTTGTTGTTGACAACAAGACACCAGATGCTGATGGAGAATCACGAGAGCCTGAAGCAAGACTACGCGAGTCTCGAGCAAAGGTTTAAGCTTGTGGAAGATTTGAATGCGATGATGAAGCCGCGTCTTCAGAATCAGAACCAGTCTAAGGAGCTACGCTTGCTCAAGGATCTCGAGAGGGAGAGGAAGGAGAAGGAAGAGTACAAGAAGATGGTCGAGGTCCTTGAGGCCACGAACAGTGAACTGATGCTCAAGAACGAGGAGCTTTTGACTGCGTTGGAGAaacaagaggaggaggagaagaggcAGGAGGAGAAGTTTGATGAGTTGGCGAAGAAATGTGATGAGATTGAAAAGGAGTGTTCGCGTTTACAATCGATCTATGATGATGGTAAGAGACTCAACGGTCGTCAAGGGAAGAGCAATGTGGGTTTGGAAGATGATGTCTTTGTGGTGGGTGAGAGTCATAATGTtgtgaacaacaacaacaacacagtGGATG ATGCGATTGTGCTCAGTGACGAGAGTGATGCTGAGACTGATAAACACACAAGAGAGAGCAACGTAAACACTCCATTGCGTGGTGttataaaacaagaagaagaaagcagcAATGGAGTAAACTCATCACAAGTAAAgcgttcatcatcatcatcaaaagcAAAGcatccatcatcatcatcaaaagcAAAGCATCCATCAAGCTCCTCctcgtcgtcatcatcatcatcatcatcagatgtATATGTTGTTTCGCTTAAAAGATCCAGGGATGATGGTTATAACAAGACGTTGTAG
- the BNACNNG03100D gene encoding uncharacterized protein BNACNNG03100D: protein MEEEGGNGGSRKRVRPSDEEEKEGETGDGMSLDENETTKLVASDEMELRISQILDKIESFTQTVSNLLDSGKTMLKELSNEFEERLIMIHKEHVEKWQEEIKELRLLDASNEETTSLLHNARILIQNPNIDA from the exons ATGGAGGAGGAAGGAGGAAACGGAGGGTCTCGGAAACGCGTGAGACCATCT gatgaagaggagaaagaaggaGAGACGGGAGATGGAATGAGCCTTGATGAGAATGAGACGACGAAACTTGTTGCTTCTGATGAGATGGAACTTCGCATTTCTCAAATTCTCGACAAGATTGAGAGCTTCACTCAGACT GTTTCTAATCTGCTAGATTCAGGGAAGACAATGCTCAAGGAACTCAGTAACGAATTTGAAGAACGCTTGATCAT GATACACAAGGAACATGTTGAGAAATGGCAGGAGGAGATCAAGGAGTTGCGTTTGCTTGATGCATCAAACGAGGAGACTACTTCCCTCTTGCACAACGCTCGCATTCTGATTCAGAATCCTAACATTGACGCTTAA
- the LOC106410308 gene encoding protein IQ-DOMAIN 2 isoform X2 has translation MGKKAKWFSSVKKAFSPDSKSKHKSPESPNGVISNLPPLTENARQSPPPPPPLEVRVAEVVAERNLNLSPPSTYATTTDVLVVPSSSSAPPPEVVVRPRARFAGKSNEEAAAILIQTVFRGYLAKRAIRAMRGLVRLKTLMEGSVVKRQAANTLKCMQTLSRVQSQIRARRIRMSEENQARQKQLLQKHAKELAGLKNGDNWDDSIQSKEKVEANLLSKYEATMRRERALAYAYTHQQNWKNNSKSGNPMFMDPSNPTWGWSWLERWMAGPGRPLEEPNNDNAASVKNLTQPNTPSSARGGTTPRNRNKNKYSFFSPPTPSRLNQSSRKSKEDDDAKSTISVLSERNRRHSIGGGSSLVRDDESMAGSQALPSYMVPTKSARARLKPQSPLSGSTTQENDGIADKASAKKRLSYTNSPALPKPRRFSAPPKVESVAVTNGGGS, from the exons ATGGGCAAGAAAGCAAAATGGTTTTCTAGCGTCAAGAAAGCATTTAGCCCAGATTCAAAG tCGAAGCACAAATCACCGGAGAGCCCAAATGGTGTCATCTCTAACCTTCCCCCTCTAACGGAGAACGCCAGGcaatctcctcctcctcctcctcctcttgagGTGAGAGTAGCCGAAGTGGTTGCTGAACGGAACCTGAATCTTTCCCCTCCTTCCACATATGCTACGACCACTGATGTTCTTGTAGTCCCATCTTCATCCTCCGCTCCTCCTCCTGAGGTGGTGGTTCGTCCTCGTGCTCGGTTTGCTGGAAAGTCAAACGAAGAAGCGGCTGCAATCTTGATCCAGACTGTATTCAGAGGCTATTTG GCAAAAAGAGCAATACGGGCAATGAGGGGTTTGGTGAGGCTTAAGACATTGATGGAAGGATCTGTTGTGAAACGTCAAGCTGCAAACACTTTAAAATGTATGCAGACTCTCTCCCGTGTACAGTCTCAAATCCGAGCTAGGAGAATCAGGATGTCAGAAGAGAATCAAGCTCGCCAGAAACAACTCCTTCAGAAGCATGCCAAAGAGCTTGCTGGCTTGAAG AACGGGGATAATTGGGATGATAGCATTCAATCAAAGGAGAAAGTTGAAGCGAATCTGCTGAGCAAGTACGAGGCAACGATGAGAAGAGAAAGGGCATTGGCTTATGCATACACTCATCAG CAAAACTGGAAGAACAATTCTAAATCTGGTAATCCGATGTTCATGGATCCGAGTAATCCGACATGGGGTTGGAGCTGGTTAGAGAGATGGATGGCTGGTCCTGGTCGGCCATTGGAAGAACCAAACAACGACAATGCCGCTTCAGTCAAGAACTTAACTCAACCAAACACACCATCATCCGCAAGAGGTGGCACTACTCcaagaaacagaaacaaaaacaaatacagTTTCTTCTCTCCTCCAACTCCCTCAAGACTAAACCAATCCTCCAGAAAATCTAAAGAGGATGACGACGCCAAAAGCACGATCTCGGTTCTGTCCGAGAGGAACCGTAGACACAGCATCGGTGGTGGTTCATCACTGGTCAGAGATGACGAGAGTATGGCTGGATCACAGGCTCTACCGAGCTATATGGTTCCGACTAAATCAGCTAGAGCCAGGCTGAAGCCGCAGAGTCCGTTAAGTGGTAGTACCACACAGGAGAACGATGGGATTGCAGACAAGGCGTCGGCTAAGAAACGCCTCTCTTATACGAATTCACCTGCGTTGCCTAAACCAAGGAGGTTCTCAGCTCCACCTAAGGTGGAGAGTGTCGCCGTGACCAATGGAGGAGGAAGCTGA
- the LOC106410308 gene encoding protein IQ-DOMAIN 2 isoform X1, whose amino-acid sequence MGKKAKWFSSVKKAFSPDSKKSKHKSPESPNGVISNLPPLTENARQSPPPPPPLEVRVAEVVAERNLNLSPPSTYATTTDVLVVPSSSSAPPPEVVVRPRARFAGKSNEEAAAILIQTVFRGYLAKRAIRAMRGLVRLKTLMEGSVVKRQAANTLKCMQTLSRVQSQIRARRIRMSEENQARQKQLLQKHAKELAGLKNGDNWDDSIQSKEKVEANLLSKYEATMRRERALAYAYTHQQNWKNNSKSGNPMFMDPSNPTWGWSWLERWMAGPGRPLEEPNNDNAASVKNLTQPNTPSSARGGTTPRNRNKNKYSFFSPPTPSRLNQSSRKSKEDDDAKSTISVLSERNRRHSIGGGSSLVRDDESMAGSQALPSYMVPTKSARARLKPQSPLSGSTTQENDGIADKASAKKRLSYTNSPALPKPRRFSAPPKVESVAVTNGGGS is encoded by the exons ATGGGCAAGAAAGCAAAATGGTTTTCTAGCGTCAAGAAAGCATTTAGCCCAGATTCAAAG aagtCGAAGCACAAATCACCGGAGAGCCCAAATGGTGTCATCTCTAACCTTCCCCCTCTAACGGAGAACGCCAGGcaatctcctcctcctcctcctcctcttgagGTGAGAGTAGCCGAAGTGGTTGCTGAACGGAACCTGAATCTTTCCCCTCCTTCCACATATGCTACGACCACTGATGTTCTTGTAGTCCCATCTTCATCCTCCGCTCCTCCTCCTGAGGTGGTGGTTCGTCCTCGTGCTCGGTTTGCTGGAAAGTCAAACGAAGAAGCGGCTGCAATCTTGATCCAGACTGTATTCAGAGGCTATTTG GCAAAAAGAGCAATACGGGCAATGAGGGGTTTGGTGAGGCTTAAGACATTGATGGAAGGATCTGTTGTGAAACGTCAAGCTGCAAACACTTTAAAATGTATGCAGACTCTCTCCCGTGTACAGTCTCAAATCCGAGCTAGGAGAATCAGGATGTCAGAAGAGAATCAAGCTCGCCAGAAACAACTCCTTCAGAAGCATGCCAAAGAGCTTGCTGGCTTGAAG AACGGGGATAATTGGGATGATAGCATTCAATCAAAGGAGAAAGTTGAAGCGAATCTGCTGAGCAAGTACGAGGCAACGATGAGAAGAGAAAGGGCATTGGCTTATGCATACACTCATCAG CAAAACTGGAAGAACAATTCTAAATCTGGTAATCCGATGTTCATGGATCCGAGTAATCCGACATGGGGTTGGAGCTGGTTAGAGAGATGGATGGCTGGTCCTGGTCGGCCATTGGAAGAACCAAACAACGACAATGCCGCTTCAGTCAAGAACTTAACTCAACCAAACACACCATCATCCGCAAGAGGTGGCACTACTCcaagaaacagaaacaaaaacaaatacagTTTCTTCTCTCCTCCAACTCCCTCAAGACTAAACCAATCCTCCAGAAAATCTAAAGAGGATGACGACGCCAAAAGCACGATCTCGGTTCTGTCCGAGAGGAACCGTAGACACAGCATCGGTGGTGGTTCATCACTGGTCAGAGATGACGAGAGTATGGCTGGATCACAGGCTCTACCGAGCTATATGGTTCCGACTAAATCAGCTAGAGCCAGGCTGAAGCCGCAGAGTCCGTTAAGTGGTAGTACCACACAGGAGAACGATGGGATTGCAGACAAGGCGTCGGCTAAGAAACGCCTCTCTTATACGAATTCACCTGCGTTGCCTAAACCAAGGAGGTTCTCAGCTCCACCTAAGGTGGAGAGTGTCGCCGTGACCAATGGAGGAGGAAGCTGA
- the LOC106410310 gene encoding mitochondrial import inner membrane translocase subunit TIM14-3 codes for METPMVAGAAVAAAALAGRYGILAWQAFKARPPAARMRRFYEGGFQTAMTRREAALILGVRERVVAEKVKEAHRRVMVANHPDAGGSHYLASKINEAKDILLGKSNNSGSAF; via the exons ATG GAAACGCCAATGGTTGCAGGTGCTGCTGTAGCGGCAGCTGCTTTAGCTGGTAGATATGGTATACTGGCTTGGCAAGCCTTCAAGGCCAGGCCACCCGCGGCTAGGATGCGCAGGTTTTATGAAGGTGGTTTCCAAACTGCCATGACACGGCGTGAAGCTGCTCTCATTCTTGGTGTTAG GGAGAGGGTTGTGGCGGAGAAGGTGAAAGAAGCTCACAGGAGAGTGATGGTTGCAAACCACCCTGACGCTGGAGGTAGTCACTATCTCGCTTCCAAGATCAATGAAGCCAAAGATATTTTGCTTGGCAAATCCAATAACTCCGGCTCTGCTTTTTGA
- the LOC106410307 gene encoding uncharacterized protein LOC106410307: MDEIRGVPTWQEELASLVDAGLRYDGAPIDLTAVTESASKRSSGYLDGSGSEARETLKDQVTGFMKSWGEMLLHLAKGCKDIVEQTVVTEDSYVVRKLAKPAARVSKKLSFMNEYLPEDRDPVHAWPVIFFVFLLALAALSFSPEQDRPVAVIRKLRVHPTNAARVQLPDGRYLAYQELGVPAERARYSLLTPHSFLSSRLAGIPGVKKSLLVEYGVRLVSYDLPGFGESDPHRSRNLSSSASDLINLAAAIGIDEKFWLLGYSTGSMHTWAAMKYFPEKIAGAAMVAPVINPYEPSMAKEEMVKTWEQWLTKRKFMYFLARRFPALLPFFYRRSFLSGKLDHLDQWMSLSLGEKDKLLLKDPTFQEFYQRNVEESVRQGITKPFVEESVLQVSSWGFTLSEFRTQKKCTTNGVLSWLMSMYSEAECELVGFRRPIHIWQGMEDRVAPPSMSNYIGRMIPEATVHKIPNEGHFSFFYFCDECHRQIFYALFGEPKGQLEKVRETKETLVETEAAHKDTSAATTTTKE; the protein is encoded by the exons ATGGATGAGATTAGAGGAGTGCCTACGTGGCAGGAAGAGCTCGCGAGTCTCGTCGACGCCGGATTGCGGTACGACGGAGCGCCGATCGATTTGACGGCCGTTACCGAATCCGCCTCGAAGAGATCGTCGGGTTACTTGGATGGATCCGGATCCGAGGCGAGAGAGACATTGAAAGATCAAGTGACGGGGTTTATGAAATCATGGGGAGAGATGCTTCTCCACCTCGCCAAAGGATGCAAGGACATCGTGGAGCAGACGGTGGTCACCGAGGACTCGTACGTCGTGCGGAAGCTCGCGAAACCGGCGGCTCGAGTTTCGAAGAAGCTCAGCTTCATGAACGAGTACTTGCCGGAGGATCGCGATCCGGTTCACGCGTGGCCTGtgatcttcttcgtcttcctcttAGCTCTCGCAG CGTTAAGCTTTAGCCCAGAGCAGGATAGACCAGTGGCGGTGATAAGGAAACTGCGTGTACATCCCACCAATGCAGCTCGTGTGCAGCTTCCTGATGGTAGATACTTAGCTTACCAAGAGCTTGGTGTTCCAGCTGAAAGAGCAAGATACTCTTTACTTACTCCTCATTCGTTTCTCTCCTCTCGGCTTGCAG GCATACCTGGAGTGAAGAAGTCACTGCTTGTGGAGTATGGTGTCCGTTTAGTTTCGTATGATCTTCCAGGGTTTGGAGAGAGTGATCCTCACCGAAGTCGAAACCTTAGCTCATCTGCCTCGGATTTGATTAACCTTGCGGCTGCTATTGGAATTGATGAGAAATTCTGGTTGCTCGGCTACTCTACTGGTAGTATGCATACATGGGCTGCAATGAAGTACTTCCCTGAGAAAATTGCAG GAGCTGCAATGGTGGCTCCGGTGATCAATCCTTATGAGCCAAGCATGGCCaaggaagagatggtgaaaacATGGGAGCAATGGTTAACCAAGAGGAAATTCATGTACTTTTTAGCTCGCCGGTTTCCAGCCCTTCTCCCTTTCTTCTACCGTAGATCATTTCTCTCTGGTAAACTTGATCATCTCGATCAGTGGATGTCACTTTCTCTAGGAGAAAAG gATAAGCTTCTACTCAAAGACCCAACTTTCCAAGAATTTTACCAAAGGAACGTGGAGGAATCCGTCCGTCAAGGGATCACAAAGCCATTTGTAGAAGAATCCGTGCTTCAAGTATCGAGTTGGGGCTTTACTCTCTCAGAGTTCCGCACTCAGAAGAAATGTACAACCAATGGTGTCCTCTCTTGGCTCATGTCAATGTACAGTGAAGCTGAATGTGAACTTGTCGGGTTTCGAAGACCCATTCACATATGGCAG GGAATGGAAGATCGGGTTGCTCCACCATCGATGAGTAACTACATTGGCAGGATGATACCGGAAGCTACTGTACATAAGATTCCAAATGAAGGTCACTTCTCGTTCTTCTATTTCTGTGATGAGTGCCATAGACAGATTTTCTATGCTTTATTCGGAGAACCAAAAGGGCAGCTGGAGAAAGTAAGAGAAACAAAGGAGACGCTAGTCGAAACAGAGGCCGCACATAAGGACACTAGTGCTGCTACAACAACCACCAAAGAGTAA
- the LOC106410309 gene encoding 40S ribosomal protein S23-2 codes for MGKTRGMGAGRKLKRLRINQRWADKQYKKSHQGNEWKKPFAGSSHAKGIVLEKIGIEAKQPNSAIRKCARVQLIKNGKKIAAFVPNDGCLNYIEENDEVLIAGFGRKGHAVGDIPGVRFKVVKVSGVSLLALFKEKKEKPRS; via the exons ATGGG TAAGACAAGGGGTATGGGAGCTGGGCGCAAGCTCAAGAGGCTCCGTATCAATCAGAGGTGGGCTGACAAGCAGTACAAGAAGTCCCATCAGGGTAACGAGTGGAAGAAGCCTTTTGCTGGTTCTTCCCACGCCAAGGGTATTGTTCTTGAGAAAAT CGGTATTGAGGCTAAACAGCCTAACTCTGCTATCCGTAAGTGTGCTAGAGTTCAGCTTATCAAGAACGGAAAGAAGATTGCCGCTTTTGTCCCCAACGATGGTTGCTTGAACTACATTGAGGAAAAT GACGAGGTGTTGATTGCTGGGTTTGGTCGTAAGGGTCATGCCGTCGGAGATATTCCCGGAGTCAGGTTCAAGGTCGTCAAGGTTTCTGGTGTCTCACTCTTGGCCCTCTtcaaggagaagaaggagaagccaAGATCTTAA
- the LOC106411158 gene encoding F-box/LRR-repeat protein At5g02910, with translation MNGEDPTDGHDFISSLPDAILHLILSSIPTKSAIRTSALSKRWRHVWSETPSLSIDSHRVVARSINKTLSTFSSPKVATFHLRTCLANRIQHVDTWIEFAVNRHAEKLSLEFRDTRVRDYDFPDSFYANSTVKELLIESGSVVMKPKRDVSWTSLKSLSLSYCKLSDDALVKILSGCPLLESLELMFCDEFRCLDLSRSPRVVRLEIDRSDWFLGPTEIVAPHVHCLRLRHSRLPCRLVDVSCLKEANLNIYFCDLGTLTGDFLQGNVVKMLAKLQNVEKLTVGATFLQMLSLAALCDVRFPTLKVECLTLETMIVRSVVPGITRLLQNSPALRKLTIHTVKCSIISEAHLNSYLRSHSLNQRQCWRSKDTAFPGSMETISMLVGKYAESNLVASFVERLLRSTRSLETMVVLLVGYLDASGFEELVAMATRLSHKRNVFISIKQSHVQNVSNTFS, from the exons ATGAACGGCGAAGATCCAACCGACGGTCACGATTTCATCAGCTCTCTACCAGACGCGATTCTCCACCTCATCCTCTCCTCAATTCCGACAAAGTCAGCGATCAGAACCTCCGCCCTGTCCAAGCGATGGAGACACGTCTGGTCCGAGACCCCTTCCCTCTCCATCGACAGCCACAGAGTGGTCGCCAGATCGATAAACAAAACCTTATCCACCTTCTCGTCTCCCAAAGTCGCGACCTTTCACCTCCGAACATGCTTAGCCAATAGGATCCAGCACGTCGACACCTGGATCGAGTTCGCCGTCAACCGTCACGCGGAGAAGCTCTCTCTCGAGTTTCGTGATACACGTGTCAGGGACTACGACTTCCCCGACTCCTTCTACGCCAACTCTACCGTGAAGGAGCTCTTGATCGAGTCTGGATCCGTTGTGATGAAACCTAAGCGTGACGTGTCGTGGACGTCGCTAAAGAGCTTGTCTTTGAGTTACTGTAAGCTCTCCGACGACGCCCTTGTCAAGATTCTCTCTGGCTGTCCGCTGCTTGAGAGCTTGGAGCTGATGTTCTGCGACGAGTTTCGGTGTCTTGATCTGAGCCGTTCGCCGCGTGTGGTGAGATTGGAGATTGATCGGAGCGATTGGTTTCTCGGACCGACGGAGATTGTGGCGCCGCATGTGCATTGTTTGAGATTGAGACACTCGAGGTTACCGTGTAGATTAGTGGATGTGTCTTGTTTGAAAGAAGCTAATTTGAACATTTACTTCTGCGATCTTGGAACACTTACTGGTGATTTTCTTCAAGGGAACGTGGTGAAGATGCTGGCGAAGTTGCAGAATGTTGAGAAGCTTACCGTTGGTGCTACCTTTCTCCAG ATGTTGTCTCTTGCGGCGCTCTGTGATGTACGTTTCCCGACGCTCAAGGTCGAATGTTTGACTCTTGAAACGATGATTGTTCGGTCTGTTGTTCCTGGTATAACAAGGCTTCTACAGAACTCACCTGCATTACGAAAGCTAACGATTCATACCGTGAAATGCAGCATCATATCG GAAGCACATTTGAACAGTTACTTGCGTTCACATAGCTTGAACCAGCGTCAATGCTGGAGATCAAAAGACACGGCCTTCCCGGGATCTATGGAGACCATTTCAATGTTGGTGGGGAAGTACGCAGAGTCCAATCTTGTGGCTTCGTTCGTGGAGCGTTTGCTGAGAAGCACAAGAAGTCTGGAAACAATGGTTGTGCTCTTGGTGGGTTACCTTGATGCATCAGGTTTTGAAGAGCTTGTTGCAATGGCTACAAGACTTTCCCACAAGCGCAATGTCTTCATTTCCATCAAGCAAAGCCATGTTCAAAATGTATCCAACACTTTCTCGTAA
- the LOC106408818 gene encoding putative F-box/LRR-repeat protein At3g28410: MDPSVDGVDMISSMPPEILHHILSFIRTQYAIRTSVLSRGWRHVWCETPFLDFDCFHRYGIRRQLTAQDISQTLILYRAPKITSCHLRMPRNLREHEMNSWIEFVVSRNVEKLSLFFDCYPNHVFEKIFYLSSSLKQLCIWHCDMMIPGCTVSLKSLRKLKLWDCHLYDESVANILSGSPVLETLRLDYCTGPQRLDLSKSPSLRRLKILWCPGPTEIVAPHVHYLSLSNSSEPPPTLVDVSSLTEASIDIIDSVNLCRLLNADFLQTMVLKMLAKLQNVKRLTFTGPILEILSLAELHGVPFPTFKVETLTVETNFTRYVIPGLARLLQNSPELKMLIAHAGYQVGIQVFFPHKHLSFSCILIRPCKLVTD, encoded by the exons ATGGATCCTTCAGTCGATGGTGTTGATATGATCAGCTCGATGCCGCCTGAGATCCTTCACCATATCCTCTCATTTATTCGAACTCAGTATGCGATCAGAACGTCGGTGTTGTCCAGAGGGTGGAGGCATGTATGGTGCGAGACACCTTTTCTCGACTTTGATTGTTTCCACAGATATGGAATTAGGCGACAGCTGACGGCTCAAGATATAAGCCAAACCCTAATTCTATACAGGGCTCCGAAAATCACGAGTTGTCATCTTCGTATGCCACGAAATTTACGTGAACACGAGATGAATAGCTGGATCGAGTTTGTTGTGTCCCGCAATGTGGAGAAGCTGTCTCTTTTCTTCGATTGTTACCCTAATCACGTTTTCGAGAAGATCTTCTATCTCAGTTCCTCCTTAAAGCAGCTCTGCATTTGGCATTGTGATATGATGATTCCGGGATGCACAGTATCTTTGAAATCCCTAAGGAAGTTAAAATTGTGGGACTGTCATCTCTACGATGAATCTGTTGCTAATATTCTCTCTGGCTCTCCAGTTCTTGAAACCTTGAGGTTGGATTACTGTACAGGACCTCAACGTCTTGATCTGAGTAAATCACCTAGTTTGAGAAGACTAAAGATTCTCTGGTGCCCAGGGCCAACCGAGATTGTAGCTCCGCACGTCCATTATTTGAGTTTGAGCAACTCTAGTGAGCCACCACCTACTTTAGTGGATGTCTCTTCTTTGACCGAAGCTAGCATTGACATAATTGATTCAGTGAACCTTTGCCGTCTTTTGAATGCTGATTTTCTCCAAACCATGGTGTTAAAAATGCTTGCAAAATTACAAAACGTTAAGAGGCTTACTTTTACCGGACCCATTCTTGAG ATTCTCTCTCTCGCTGAGCTCCATGGTGTTCCTTTCCCAACGTTCAAGGTTGAAACTTTGACTGTTGAAACAAATTTTACAAGATATGTTATTCCTGGTTTAGCAAGGTTACTACAGAATTCACCTGAGCTAAAAATGCTAATAGCACACGCGGGATACCAGGTCGGCATACAGGTATTTTTTCCTCATAAACATCTTTCATTTTCTTGTATTTTAATAAGACCATGCAAACTAGTAACTGACTAG
- the LOC106408817 gene encoding putative F-box/LRR-repeat protein At3g28410 — MDSSVDGTVDIISSMPQEILHHILSFIPTQFAIRTSALSRGWRHIWCHTPFLDFDCSYIHGHRRQLTARDINQTIRSYRSPKVTSFHLSMSRNIREHEINSWIEFVLSRNVEKLSLVLDGLPNDHVLEKIFFLSSSLTQLCIRNFDMIAVVSWKSLRNLTLGECNLNDESIPNILSGSPVLETLELDYCRGPQRLDLSKSRSLRRLVIYLRKEPTEIVAPHLHYLSLESFNDGPCTLVDVSSLAEARIHIVVDNYSPPLNLNFLQTMVLKLLAKLQNVKRLTFTGTVLQVYFLTILIALSSYN, encoded by the coding sequence ATGGATTCTTCAGTGGATGGTACTGTTGATATCATCAGTTCGATGCCACAAGAGATCCTCCACCACATTCTCTCGTTTATTCCAACTCAGTTCGCGATTAGAACTTCTGCCTTGTCCAGAGGATGGAGGCATATATGGTGCCACACACCTTTTCTCGACTTTGATTGTTCCTACATACATGGACATAGGCGACAGCTGACGGCTCGAGATATAAACCAAACCATACGTTCCTACAGATCACCTAAAGTCACGAGTTTTCATCTTAGTATGTCACGAAATATCCGTGAACACGAGATTAATAGCTGGATCGAGTTTGTTCTCTCCCGCAATGTGGAGAAGCTGTCTCTTGTCTTGGATGGTCTTCCTAATGATCACGTTTTAGAAAAGATCTTCTTTCTCAGTTCCTCCTTAACGCAGCTCTGCATTCGGAATTTTGATATGATAGCAGTAGTGTCTTGGAAATCCCTAAGGAATCTGACATTGGGTGAATGTAATCTCAATGATGAATCTATTCCTAATATTCTCTCTGGCTCTCCAGTTCTTGAAACCTTGGAATTGGACTATTGTAGAGGACCTCAGCGTCTTGATCTGAGTAAATCACGTAGTTTGAGGAGACTGGTGATTTACTTGCGCAAAGAGCCAACCGAGATTGTAGCGCCACACCTCCATTATTTGAGTTTGGAAAGCTTTAATGACGGACCATGTACTTTAGTGGATGTTTCTTCGCTGGCCGAAGCTAGAATTCACATTGTCGTGGACAATTACAGCCCTCCTTTGAATCTTAATTTTCTTCAAACCATGGTGCTAAAATTGCTTGCCAAATTACAAAACGTTAAGAGGCTTACTTTTACCGGAACCGTTCTCCAGGTATATTTCCTTACCATTCTTATTGCACTCTCTAGTTATAATTGA